Proteins from one Deltaproteobacteria bacterium genomic window:
- a CDS encoding DUF2283 domain-containing protein: MKIAYSPDADVLTIRLREGRPTDSRDLAEGVIVHLSARGQPLEIEILDASKVVQKKDVEISMAAPFANGR, encoded by the coding sequence ATGAAGATCGCATACTCGCCTGACGCTGACGTGTTGACGATTCGATTGCGCGAGGGGCGGCCGACGGACTCTCGCGATCTCGCCGAGGGCGTGATCGTGCATCTCTCGGCCCGCGGCCAACCGTTGGAGATCGAGATTCTGGATGCATCCAAGGTCGTGCAGAAGAAGGACGTGGAGATATCGATGGCGGCACCGTTCGCGAACGGGCGGTGA